The window ATGTCCCTGCTTGCTCACACACTGGGCATTGCTTGACTCGGACTCTCACTGCTGCTGCATAACCCAATCTGGCCCCCAAATTCCTTGTCTTCCACGCAGCCCCTCCATGGCGGCCCATACGGCCCTCATCTGCCAGTAAATACGCAACTGAAGCATTTTCTTGCCGTACTGGTAGGTCTATCCCTTCAGGAAGCACACATTCCGCATGAACAAGATGCCGACAGAGGTAAATTAAGACAAGGGATGGCTGGTTCGCAAAGGCAGGTTTTGAACACACTGCACATGTGCTTGTAGCTGTTTCAGGTTTAGCAACATCCAGAGTACGTGGAGAAAAGCAACATACATGATGCTTTCAGCCCATTGGTTTGACCCTTTTGTAGCTGACCCATCAGACCGGCACAGTCTCCATTTAGAATATGTTGACAGCCTTCCAGCAATGAGACCTGAAGGTTGGATGCTTGCAAGATTTTGACCAAAGCCGGTTTCAGTCCAGGGATCTCCATGCCATTGCGGATGCGACCAATCAGTCGAATAGGGTTGATCTCTGCGCCAACATGCTCCAGAAGAGCGCGGATGAAGTCTGGTCGACTTTCCGAATAAGCCAACAAGTCTTCCCAAAGATCCTCATCGGCTTGCTCTTTAGCAAACTCAATCGCCTAGGATTTTGCGTCAGTGCAAAAGATGAGCCACAGAGCAATAAAATACGCACCCTTTCGACATCGCCAAGGCGCTCAATAAGAAGCATTAAGGCTTGCTTATTGTTACCCATCCTGCCGAGGAGGAAAACCATCTCTGGAACGTAGTCACGCTCTTTACATACAGCATAAGCCTAAAAGTGGTTCTGATGGTGAGCAGTATTCATCTATAATAACAGAGGTAACGCACTTTTTCAAGGTCATAGAAGTTACTTGTACGCAAGAAAGGCATCAGTCTGTCGACATCGTACGCAGCATAGAGCTCGACCTAATCAAATTAACTGGGGTGCTCAAGCCTCACGGTAACGATTGACTTACCATCCTATCGCCATACGGTAAAGAGTACTGTGGATCTTTATCCAGAAGGACGTCCAAATACATGTACAAATACTGGGGTTTAGTTTCAAGTTGATGCACAACTCTATCGATCTGAGATAAAAGACTTGTCAATATATAAACTTACTAAAAGGAAATTTGACTCACGGGGATAGAGTGGACATGATCAACGAGAAGTTGAATCGCAGCTCCATGCTTGCTCTTGTCGCCTTCTACACTCTCTATCTCTGTATCATCGGTTTTCTCGCCTCTTTGGTTCTCCACTTTGCTCCGAGCTTTCtttcgttcttgatcaaaGGTAATCAGTTGCAGAGCCTGGTCTCGAATCGCGGTGAAAAGATTGTGTTCTCTAATAAGCTCAAAGACATATGGTTTGCGGATACGAAGGAAGTATGGAAGAGCTTTAGCAGGGAGGCGGTTGATGAGATACCTGTGACAGAGCTGTCAGTGCATGCCGGAATAAAACTCATATCGAGAATTTCCACTTACAATTCACCCAGGCACTCTAATAAAATTGGGTCATCATGGGAAGCCTGTAACTCTCCCTGGATGGCTTCAACCAGCGTTGTGAGATCATAAATCTCCGTCGGCCACGATGTGATGACTTTTGGAAGAGCCTGGTCTAGGTATTAGTCCCGTTCTTCCGGATTATTTGGGACTTGCCTGTTTGTCGTTGATCAAAAGATGCGTAAACACCATCTCATACACACGTCTTCCTAGCCTAGGCTTTTGCGTCGGGATATATGGAATGATGGTCTAGAATATCATTGATTAGTATGATATAGTAAGTATAACGACAAAAATGCTTACAGGCAACTGTTGATGTTGCACAAAAATGTCTATCCACTTCTCCCATGCCGTTGCATCATGTTCCAAGATTTTTGGTGCGAGCTCTGCAGCTGGTTCAAATTGCTCTACAATGTCAATCAGTATAATGGCAGTTTTCTTGGGTAGTTTATGCTTTACCTTTGCTCACAAGGTGCCGCATATACTTCAACCCAATTCCCTTGATGTCGAATGCACTCCCATGCTTCTTCTGCATCTCCTCCGCTGCTTCCAACGCCTCTTGGAatctttccctttccacCAGCCACTCGATATGGTCAGCCTCATCTCTTGGTCTAACCACGATGACGTCTGCGGGGCTAATAACCAAGAACGCTTCTTCTCCAGGTTTTTGAGACTTGACCAGAGAATAGTCATTGCAGCCATACATGTGATAATTGGCTAGACTCAGGGCGTCAGCATTAGTTTCTTCGCCTTTATCGATGATCCTCAGTTCTGGTCGATTTGCCGCCTTCCGACGCTGTTCGATGGGATCATCCGTAGCCTCGTTTTCATATCTGTCAGGTGCAACGTATGCGAGTATAACGTATGAGCCTCCGAAAGGCGCGATGCCAGAGACCATGCAATCAACTTGATAGATGGCCGTCATCTCGACTGTCAAGGGGGGAAGATTTCCAGAAGCCTGACTTGAAGGACGGGAGCGGACGCGAACAATCTTGATGTGATCGGCCCAACCTATTAAAAGAGTCTGATCGTCTTTCCACTGAAGAGTGCATTTGAAGAGCTCGGCACGAGGAGCAGATGCACCGCGATCGATGTAACCTATTCGTTGACCGGTGTTGGTATCGTAGATCTTCACTCCCTAGATTGACGTTTTAGCCGGAATCCAATCAGTATATTCTTTGGTCTTACAAGGTCATTAGCCCAAGCTATGAGGTTCCGCCTCCATTCAATCGCCCAGATAGGTCCCTCTCCAGAATGAAGAATTTGTTCTTTGTATCCCATCCATCCCTTCTCCTGCAGGATCAAGTTGCCAGCCATACCACCACAAACGAATGCTCTAGATTTCTTTTTGGCAAAATCCGGTTCAAGGGCAACGGCACGCATGGGACGCTTGTAATCAAAGGCATAAGATTCAGGTGTGCTGAGAGAATGGATCACCACACGGCCTATTTCACAATCTTTAGTCCTGGTCAAGGCAATGGACTGGAGGGAGAAGACAGCCCACCTTCAACACTGGACGTTGCAACAAAGTCGTCGCTCTCGTCCATACGTAAACATGTTACACTCGCTGCGTGCGGCCTGAAAGAGTTGATTTTGACGCCTTCATAACTCAAGGTGTGAACCATCCCGTTATGGGTTCCTAGAGCCTGTATAGCTTGTCAGTTCGTAGATACGTGGAATTATAGTCTCCAGAACTAACAATAGATCTTGGAGACACCGATATGGTAGCTGCAGTGTCTTTGGCTAAGATATCTGGTATCCGGCCTTTTAATCTGCTATACTTAAGTGCTCTTTATACAAGGATTTAGTCATAGACCTTATAGAGTAGCTGATGGCTCACggttcttcctcctcttcgtcaCTCGATTCCTCActatcttcttcttcttcctcatcttccacttGTTCATCATCATGTTCACTTGGGTTTTCGTTGATGCTTAATCTGTCTTTGTTCTCCGACTCATGTCCGCTTCTTTCAGAGCGCTgttcctcctctttctcctcctcatcatcatcgtcatcatcatcatcctcctcctcgctatcttcctcttcactcCCGGTTCCACTTAATTCACTATCcccatcatctccatcgGCCACTACTGCTCGGTCTTTGCCCTTCCGAGAGGCTGAGCTGGAGGCGGAGGAAACGGACGAAATGCGAGGTCGTTGTGATTGGACGGAGGGACCAGCTTCTGTAGTGTCGTGGACAGACACTGGCTTGCTTGGAGATGAGGCACTCGAGTGATTGCTCGAGGGCATGAGGATATAAGTCTTTAGATGGTGTATACGATGGTTGTGAGCATATTTAGAGAGTCGAGTTGCGCTCGGTACTTTCATCGTATGTCGGTGCCGGCCAGTGGTCTCTCTTTCGCCCGCGCGTGACGTCGTTTGCCTCCACCTGGTTGTACACAAATGCAAAATACCATAATAATTGTATGTGACCATTTCAGAATATCGCATGCATTTGAAGGAGCTGGACTGATATGCAGGAGTATGGTAGTCATATTATGGGGGTGCTTATTTACTACGTGGGATTGTCCAAGTTGTTTTGAAGATCAGATTATTCCCTATTGAGTTCGGCTTGTATTAACTAATGACAGTCAACAATGGACTTTTTCGTCTTGGAGTTCGTCTTCAGTTGTTCCCTAGGAAATCGCAAGAGACTCCATATGCTCCCTATATTATCTCTAAATGCCCTCTGCAACAACCTGTCTGATCACAACACCCAAATCATCACCCAAACGGTTGTCCACAAAAGTCAAAAGCGCCATATATTCGTTCCTCAAGGATACAGCCGACAAGCAGGTTCTGTCAACCATAGTCCGCATCTGCAAACGCTAATGCACTTCACCGGAACACCTCTGTAGGGTTAATGATCTTTAACAAGACAAAAATGCGTTTGGATGTGAATGAATGGGCGGGTAATTGCTTTGATCGGTTGAGATTACCTGTTCTTGTACTATTGTGGAACATCCTATGGTTCGGTTATTAGTACATTATCTAATGGCCTGTTATATCGCCAACTTCTGGAGATGAATTCAATTTCATGTAAGCAGGAATCAAGGAAAATCAGTCGATAGTAAATTTGAAATGGACACTTAGACTCGGTGCTTTTTATAAAGTATTAGAGCAATGACGGAAAAAGTGCATCTTTAATGCACCATTCTactccttcttctccaccttgCCATCCTTGACTTCGACCTCATCTACAAAATTTTCCGCCTCCTTGCCGCCTCCGAAACCTTCATCCCGGGCctcaacctcctcctccgcaACGTCTTCATCCTCGATAAACGACTCTGCTTGCCTGCTCCCACCAAAACCGGCACCTTCAAACTCGGCAATACGTTTAGAGCCGGGACGTTCGCCTCGGATAGCAGCGGTAGCCCCTGCAGGGTCGGTGGTAGGAGATGATGACCAAGGAATGTGAGGGGCGTCGATGGGGAGATGAGGGCCGGCAGCGGCGATGAGACCGAGACGGCGTTCGTTGAGGACGTACTTGATCCTCGCCATTGATTTTCGGCACTAATATTTGAATCAGTCGATTGTATTTAAAAATAAACTGTTGCAAACAAAGACTTACTCGGAATCCACGCTTGGCGTTCAAGACACCATCCACCCTTGATCCGATACCCAACCTCCGTCGCTCTTCCCTCTGAGTAGCAAGCACATTCCTCTCTCGCAAAAGAACATACCACAGAGTGTGGAGTTCCTTGAAACTCTTTTGTCTCAACTCTGCTGCTGTCCAAGCTCGACCTTTTTATGCCGTATCAGCACTTGCATTTCTATTACCCCCGAATAACCCCAGGGAAAAAttaaaaaaagaagactCACCGCTATGCAAGTTTGCATCTTCCGGCGCGAGCGATTCCAAACTACCAAAACCCTGATTCGGGTAAACCTCTGAAGGCCTTCCTTGCGACTTTACAGGTACGTGGAAGAATTGCCAGAGCGGGTGAGGCTCTTTCCGCTTTTCTTCGAGA of the Cryptococcus gattii WM276 chromosome H, complete sequence genome contains:
- a CDS encoding vacuolar protein sorting 41, putative (Similar to TIGR gene model, INSD accession AAW45387.1); this encodes MPSSNHSSASSPSKPVSVHDTTEAGPSVQSQRPRISSVSSASSSASRKGKDRAVVADGDDGDSELSGTGSEEEDSEEEDDDDDDDDEEEKEEEQRSERSGHESENKDRLSINENPSEHDDEQVEDEEEEEDSEESSDEEEEEPALKYSRLKGRIPDILAKDTAATISVSPRSIALGTHNGMVHTLSYEGVKINSFRPHAASVTCLRMDESDDFVATSSVEGRVVIHSLSTPESYAFDYKRPMRAVALEPDFAKKKSRAFVCGGMAGNLILQEKGWMGYKEQILHSGEGPIWAIEWRRNLIAWANDLGVKIYDTNTGQRIGYIDRGASAPRAELFKCTLQWKDDQTLLIGWADHIKIVRVRSRPSSQASGNLPPLTVEMTAIYQVDCMVSGIAPFGGSYVILAYVAPDRYENEATDDPIEQRRKAANRPELRIIDKGEETNADALSLANYHMYGCNDYSLVKSQKPGEEAFLVISPADVIVVRPRDEADHIEWLVERERFQEALEAAEEMQKKHGSAFDIKGIGLKYMRHLVSKEQFEPAAELAPKILEHDATAWEKWIDIFVQHQQLPTIIPYIPTQKPRLGRRVYEMVFTHLLINDKQALPKVITSWPTEIYDLTTLVEAIQGELQASHDDPILLECLGELYLINRLPAKALPYFLRIRKPYVFELIREHNLFTAIRDQALQLITFDQERKKARSKVENQRGEKTDDTEIESVEGDKSKHGAAIQLLVDHVHSIPIDRVVHQLETKPQYLYMYLDVLLDKDPQYSLPYGDRMVELYAAYDVDRLMPFLRTSNFYDLEKAYAVCKERDYVPEMVFLLGRMGNNKQALMLLIERLGDVERAIEFAKEQADEDLWEDLLAYSESRPDFIRALLEHVGAEINPIRLIGRIRNGMEIPGLKPALVKILQASNLQVSLLEGCQHILNGDCAGLMGQLQKGQTNGLKASSTSTCAVCSKPAFANQPSLVLIYLCRHLVHAECVLPEGIDLPVRQENASVAYLLADEGRMGRHGGAAWKTRNLGARLGYAAAVRVRVKQCPVCEQAGTLDKGHLA
- a CDS encoding uncharacterized protein (Similar to TIGR gene model, XP_572692.1), which encodes MSRLPRLSTLTRAFRRMHTEGRQIDHNGPSTPPPHHSPPADPSAHAPLPQPVITDAPPLATPEPRVTRKGKPIFTRPARQVTVHLPSGYPEPTKYPPPPEYYEGLEEKRKEPHPLWQFFHVPVKSQGRPSEVYPNQGFGSLESLAPEDANLHSGRAWTAAELRQKSFKELHTLWYVLLRERNVLATQREERRRLGIGSRVDGVLNAKRGFRCRKSMARIKYVLNERRLGLIAAAGPHLPIDAPHIPWSSSPTTDPAGATAAIRGERPGSKRIAEFEGAGFGGSRQAESFIEDEDVAEEEVEARDEGFGGGKEAENFVDEVEVKDGKVEKKE